In one window of Nodosilinea sp. PGN35 DNA:
- a CDS encoding OsmC family protein: MTQLTAESQGLRPVSQEGLKELADKARSNPNKVATVRAKTVLEGQFRNLNYVRDLPAHVIDEPPTLLGQDTAPNPSEAVLAALGSCLSVGIHANAIARDIQLTKLELELEGDINITGVWGIGDLSEKRLGFSDIRVKVAIEGNASREDLDALVAHANAWSPVANTLRLPVNMEVSLA, from the coding sequence ATGACCCAGCTAACTGCCGAAAGCCAAGGACTGCGCCCGGTGAGCCAGGAGGGTCTCAAAGAACTGGCCGACAAGGCGCGCAGCAACCCCAACAAAGTTGCTACGGTGCGGGCCAAGACTGTTCTGGAGGGTCAGTTCCGCAATCTCAACTACGTGCGCGATCTGCCTGCCCACGTGATTGACGAGCCGCCTACCCTGCTCGGCCAGGACACCGCACCCAACCCCTCGGAGGCGGTGCTGGCAGCGCTGGGATCCTGCCTCTCGGTGGGCATCCATGCCAATGCGATCGCCCGCGACATTCAGCTCACCAAGCTGGAACTGGAGCTGGAGGGCGACATCAATATCACCGGCGTTTGGGGGATTGGCGACCTGTCGGAAAAGCGCCTGGGCTTCAGCGATATCCGCGTCAAAGTGGCGATTGAGGGCAACGCCAGCCGCGAAGACCTCGATGCCCTGGTCGCCCACGCCAACGCCTGGTCTCCCGTAGCCAACACCCTGCGGCTGCCGGTGAATATGGAGGTTTCTCTGGCCTAG